The window GGATATCAGTCGAATTCTTCACGTAGTTCAACATGCCCTGTTCAGGCAAGTGGATTATTTAGATGAAGAGGAAGACCGGCTTGCTATAATACCGATTTCCTTAATAAAGCATCAACATGCTGAACAGGAGATACGAGTATGGATTGAAGACATGACCGGAATGGTCGAAACTCAATTGGATGAAAATAAAGGTTCAATTGATGCTTATCATGTTAAAAGAACAGTAAAGAGTTTTTTGAAATCATTTTACATCATGTTGAGTGCGAAGGATATAGGGGAGCAAGTGACCTGCGACGTTTTTGAGGCGCTGAAAAAATGGATGTATCTTCGGTAGTCATGGATTTTACAGTATTCGTCGTATAGTTACTCGTCTGTCGTACAGGTCAAGCAATTCGACGGCCGAATTTTCATTAAGCATGATTGCACTTATCTTTTCTAGTTAATCAGCATACTATCTAAGGTAGCATAATGAGATACTCAGGAAGGTGGATGCTAATGTATTATCCCTATGTACAACAAATGACCCACCAAGAACAGCGCAATATGACTGTTACGGGAATTGGAAACCTTACAGCTGCGCCGGATATTGCTCAAATCCAGTTGGAGGTAAGTACCGAAAACGATCAACTTAATCATGCGCAAAAAGAAAATTCGTATGAAATGAATCAGGTCATCGATTCGTTACTGAGATTAGGCATAGACAGAGAGAATATTCAAACGGTTTCTTACAACATCAATCCGCAATATAACTATATAGATGGCGAACAAGTATTTAAAGGATACAAAGTTACAAATGCAATTACAGTAAAAATCACTGCTATTGATCAAGTCGGAAGTGTGATAGATGTGGCTGTTCAAAACGGGGCCAATCGAGTATCAAATATTCAGTTCCATTTAGAAGATGAAGAGCTTTATTATCAACAAGCATTGAGCCTGGCACTAAAAAACGCGTTAGCCAAAGCACAGACGATTGCCGAGACAATGCAGCTTCATATTGACCCTACACCGCTCAAGATTCGTGAAGAAGTGACAGCAGAACCCGCTACATATCGTACATTTGCCGCCAAAGAAATGAGTGTGTCTACACCGATCGAACAAGGGCAAATTACGATTAACGCTACTGTAAAAGTACAGTTTCAATATTGAAATTAAATATAAAAAAGGGACTGGTATCTGTCTGGAAGTCTAGAAATGATAACTAAAAAATTTAAGGGGTGGGTAAATATGGAGACCGGAAAAGCTGCTACTTATCAATCACCGATTGCAAGGATATTTGACAAGTTTTCGCGGCAACAAGACGTATCATTGATTTATGGTGAACCGATTAGTTTTAAAAATAAAAAAGTCCTTCCTGTAGCAAAGATCAATTATATTGTTGGTGGGGGTGGAGGATTTTCCGAGGAATCAGGAAATTCTTCAGCAGGCCAAGGGGAGGGAGGCGGAGGGCATATCTCCGTCAAGCCTTTAGGCGTTTATGAAATTGATTCGGAGAAAGTGAAATTCAGACCGATTATCGACTTCAAGTTCACCCTGACACTAGTTGCTGTTTTTACATTGGGCCTAGTTTGGCTATTGAAAAAGACTCGTTGAAAATTAGCCTGTCCGAAAGGGAATGATTGAATGTTGTACCGCAGAAAAACATACACAATCGAACCATCGATGTACGAAACATTTACGCACTTATTTCACACCTATTTACTTCCGAATCAGCTGACGCATGGTGCGCAGCTGGTTGGACGGTGGGTCAATGAAGAACAGACGGAGATCATGGCAATGTGGTCATACGATAATAGGGTTCATTACGAGACAGTGGACGCTGGCATTCGGGCATCGGAAATGCATGTTGAAGCACAAAACTATCGGAAATCGTTAACTCCATTATTCATTTCATCAAACGAAGATTTTTTCACTTCGACTGGAGATTACGGACAATCTAAACAGATTGTTGCTGTTAGTGGCTGCATTGTAAATGAGGAAGGACACGTATTGCTTGTACGGAACAATCATCGGAATGATACATATGAAATGCCAGGCGGACGGGTTGAGCCAGGTGAAATGTTGAAAGAAGCGGTTAAACGAGTGGTGCGGGAAGAAACCGGTATCCACTCTGAAATAGGTGATAGGGTCGGAGTTTATCAAAATATCACGTCAGGCATCATCTGCATGGTTTTCCGTGGAAGAGCAATAGCTGGTAAATCTGTTGCGCAACCTCCCAAAACGATTGACGTACAATTTGTCGACTTTAATAAAGAACAGGTAGGAGATTGGATTAAACGTCCGCAATTTATGTCTAGAGTGAATAATGCTCGAATTAGCGATTCGATTGCTTATGAAAGTTATGAAATGAGGCCTTACCGATTGGTTGAACATTCATGAATAACCTTTCTTGGGTTGGAAGTGAAAAGGACTTTGTCGATGAACGGGATGTTCGGTGGATTAATCGTATCGTCGTTGGTCGTTTTGGAGGTAATTCTTCAGCGGGACAAACAAAGAACGAAGATGGATGCATCGTTTGGCAAAATGAGGATTGGGAATTCGCGGCTATTTTGGATGCACATAAAAGTGCCGAAAGTGCGGAACTTGTCATTCAAACAATCGAGCAGCATAAAGAAAAATTG of the Sporosarcina sp. FSL K6-1508 genome contains:
- a CDS encoding SIMPL domain-containing protein — encoded protein: MTHQEQRNMTVTGIGNLTAAPDIAQIQLEVSTENDQLNHAQKENSYEMNQVIDSLLRLGIDRENIQTVSYNINPQYNYIDGEQVFKGYKVTNAITVKITAIDQVGSVIDVAVQNGANRVSNIQFHLEDEELYYQQALSLALKNALAKAQTIAETMQLHIDPTPLKIREEVTAEPATYRTFAAKEMSVSTPIEQGQITINATVKVQFQY
- a CDS encoding spore germination protein GerW family protein; translated protein: METGKAATYQSPIARIFDKFSRQQDVSLIYGEPISFKNKKVLPVAKINYIVGGGGGFSEESGNSSAGQGEGGGGHISVKPLGVYEIDSEKVKFRPIIDFKFTLTLVAVFTLGLVWLLKKTR
- a CDS encoding NUDIX hydrolase: MLYRRKTYTIEPSMYETFTHLFHTYLLPNQLTHGAQLVGRWVNEEQTEIMAMWSYDNRVHYETVDAGIRASEMHVEAQNYRKSLTPLFISSNEDFFTSTGDYGQSKQIVAVSGCIVNEEGHVLLVRNNHRNDTYEMPGGRVEPGEMLKEAVKRVVREETGIHSEIGDRVGVYQNITSGIICMVFRGRAIAGKSVAQPPKTIDVQFVDFNKEQVGDWIKRPQFMSRVNNARISDSIAYESYEMRPYRLVEHS